The Glycine soja cultivar W05 chromosome 15, ASM419377v2, whole genome shotgun sequence region TAATTTTCTGTGGGGAAAAACGGATATTGGCAAACACAAGCCCTTGGTTGCTTGGTCAATAGTTTGTTCTCCGAAAAAAGAAGGGGGTTTAGGCCTttttaatctcaaggactgGAACCTTGCGCTTCTTTCCCGTATCCTGTGGGACTTTCATTGTAAGAAAGATTTTCTATGGGTTCGGTGGGTTCACCATTACTATTTCAGAGGGAGCGATGTGTGGAATTACAAttcttcttcatcagattcagttttgataaagaaaatcattcaaataagggaCTTTATTATCTCTAAAGAGCAAAGTACGAAAGAGGCCAAAAAGAGGATTCAATCTTGGAGCACCAGTGAACAATTGCTTGTTGAcaaagtctatgaatacattagaggtgtcaagcctactgttagttggtgttctgttatatggaacccagcaatcccccctaagatgtctttcattttgtggcttgctaaaaggaatcgactgcttactcttgacaaagttgcttttttgaacaagggttccTTCTGCCCTTTATGTGCAAATGAGTctgagtcaaatgctcatttgttcttttcttgcaggaaatctctccaagtttgggctcacattcgtgatttggctcCTTTCCGCAGGCGTTTCGCTTCTTTACAgcgcattactgactctttaattaggggcagatccacatcaggtgttcaaggaaaattacgttgtctagctatagcaattacagtctactgcaTTTGGCTGTCAAGAAACAAACTGATTTtttaagattatcaattttctgtcatagaggttattagcaagattaagtttcttatgtatagacaagcgcacctgttgcatttgttttagcatcttgatatatgtctttttgtattagggagacttttgattttctttaactgcGGGGTATGCCCcatttattattgtatcattttgggtttaatataatttacatttttttccaataatCTTGTGCTTTATGGAGAGGTTGACTTATGTAAACAATTTAGCAATTTGTATTAGTCCGGTGCTTTGAATCAAAGTGGTCAATTATGCAAATTGGTCTAGTTCAAAACAGTTTCACGTGACCTAGATTTTCAATTTAAGAAAATAGGATGACATTTTTAGCttcttaattcaaaattatttattcatatagATCAGTTCACATTAATCagattattttatctaaaagtAATTTCGAGTTAAAACTCTAAATATGTAtttgtgttaaatatttaaaagaatttgtCATCCATAATAATTCAAGTCACTATAAGTAGGATTGActcttataaaatataagtgatttagtaaaaataaaaataaaaacactaatatatatgtttgttgttaaattttgtatggacagatttgaaagttaagataTAGTTGTATTATTTGTAGACGCAAAAGCCATTGCAATGATATGGAGCTTGAGAGGAGTAGGGAGTAGCTAGGGGACCTTCTAGCTAGATTTAAAGCATTGTAAGATTCAAGCCCTTGCCACTTTTGTGTTACTGAAGTTTCCCTTCTGCATTTAAACTGTGAATACacattatattaaatttcaaattggCTTTATTTACATTAAGAAATAATGATCATAAAATATGAAGTGAAAACTGAAACCCTTCTCTCCTTTGGGAAtgagaaaaatagaaagaaattaaatgcGGTGATTCTTCCAATCGAATGAGAATAAATGCTTTCTTTTTCGACAATCAAAGGAAGATTCCAGTTCGAAAAGTATAAAAGTTAATGTGATACAGAAAATGCTTATTTTAACAGTTTATAATAATGTTATTGTAAAACCATCTTTATAAAAATCATTCCCACCAGGCAAACTTGATCTGGACCGTCGTAAATATAGATGATCAGGACACTAGCTAGCTAGATTTGCTTTTGTATTCTTCCcttgcatttttattattagcatCTTGATATTGATAATGTCTGTCAATTTTGATTACTTTTAAATGCAGAAGTTTTCAGAATTATATATAGAAAGATAGATAAAAATTGGAATTGCTGGATTTCAATTTTATTCACTAATATGTGAAATAAAGATGGGATACAAATCCCTTTTAAATGGAGAAAATTAGCACTGGATCAATAATTTCCCATTATTTCATGCATAAGAAATACGAGATTCACAGTGAAGAAGTTGAGGCATGTCTTTTTGCTTTGCGGATCCGTCagcattcaataaaaataaaatttgtctcAGAAGTGTATCCGACAAGCCATGAATTGATCCAAATGTGGATTAGATTATAGGATATAGCCATATAGGTTTAGTAACTAATCTGCAATTTAATtggtaaaaaaagtaatataattatttaatctgtaatttgtaattggttATTATCTGTAATCTgtaattaatttatcttttgcGTTGGAGGGTAGAAGATTATAGGCTTCTTTTTTACTAAAAGGGGCACTTTGAAGCGGTATTTTTCAAGgggtgaattttaaaaattacttaaaagaaaataagtccTAATAGGTATTATGATTCGTTAGTTAGAAGTCATAACACTTTTacgactttttatatttttaggtgaaattgtaaaattatttactagttcactttaaagtcataagtaagttttttttttctgttttataactttaaagttgtaaaatcttttttttatttacgacTTTGAAATCGTAAACtacttatttttaatgtttcagttattttttcccaaagttataatttttttaaggtttacttttttcttattttttaaaattttttaaaaaattatttaaatatataataaataatattaattttacttattaatagtaaattttttatgattttattttatatgttattaatttattttaatgttttattatttaaaatatgtttatatatttttaatattgttttatttaaatgtttttgtttatttaaaatttagataatctaataataaaaatacataataaaattaaaaagagatactaaaaatttgaaatactttaatttaagaattgatgacatttaaaatgaaaattacatatttttttaaactaataataaGATGATGTCTCACAATGAGTTCTTTTAGATATGTGTTGGTCTCTCATCTTGTTGGATTGGATTTGCATGTGTTTGTTGTACTCTTGGTCTACGACCTCTATCTCCTCTTGTTCTAGGATGCTCACGTGTGATTGTATGTTGTTGTTGAAGAACATGATCATCaccgtcatcatcatcatcgttattgttgttatcatcatcatcatcctccTTATCTTCATGACCCATGTCACGCATTTGAGTAAGTAATGATGGACGATAACAAGAAGTCAATGGTGGTAGATTATATGCAGATGGTGGAGTGTTGAAAGTGGTGGCAAACATTTGTGAGGGGCCATAAAAAACATTTGAGGTAGAAAGGACTTGAAATAGTATCGATGCATATATGATGAGAAGTCGATTGGTTGAAAACTTTGTTGACATCCTTGAGACGCGTATCCAGAGAAGGTTGCTAATTGATATTATGCTTGTGATGGATAATATTGGAACAtaaattcaggaacatcacTAGAGGTACATTGGGTTCAGCATATGATTGATGTTGATGATCACCAGGATAATAATgtgattcaaatttataaagttaaaaataataatgaataataatatcaataatgtttttaaattataaattaaacttacAACTTCAGTAGATAGTTCTCTTTCATGCAATATATATCATCTAGTTCTGTGTATATACCATTGCATATATTCTGAATTTTCATGCAAAAGACTTTAGTTCATTTCACCATGAACAATATAATCATTCCAATCATTCCAATAATTCCATTTGGCAATTCATTGACGATGATGGTGAggtcaaaaaatatatgttctCCCTCTCATATCTATGTCATGGAGTTGATCTAGGTTTGATGGTTCATCTAGAATAATTTGTCGCAGTCCAAATTGTCTTGTGACCCTGTCTATTGGATGTCATTCCACAATTACAAAACATATGAGAGAGACTTTTGTCCGAACAATCATTGATACCTCAACATCATTAATTAATGGCCTTATTTCTAGTGTGTCATAAGGAATCCACAAGAACTACAACACATACATTATtattgtcacatatttataattgaataggaaacaaaaaaaatagttaagtcatcaaaattaagaaatgaaCCTCATTAATATGTAGTTTATCAAATATGATGTGTATCAATCTCACTGAATTGGTGGGAATATTTGTTTCGGTCCTTGGACGAGACCACCTTCAAGCAAGAGGAAAGCTGGGTCCTTCTTGTACTTCTTCCATGGATAGGTGATCTATCTTTGGGGTAATACATTTAATGCGGTCCCACACCTATGATTGTAGCAACAATAAACATCCATCGATTTCTGTTTGGTCTAGCTTCACAGCCCGATCTAGAGCTCGGAAAAGGGATGCTAATATTGTTGCACCCCAATTGTAATGACTTGCCtcaattaaatttgataataaaataaaatacataaaatgaaCTCTATCTGGCATCAAATAGCCGCCTATGAGCATCATGATATGAGCTCTAGCATGCAGTGCAATGACAACATCATTAGCATCAACGAGAAGTTGCTGAAAATTTTGTCGCAGCCAACTTAGACAAATCATTTTCCCCTAGTAATGTCTGACAAGCAACACGTACATTACCGGTGATGATACCAGTTACCGGCAATCCATCAATCTTTAAGTCCAACTGTAAGGCCACATCCTGTAAAGTAATGGTTGCTTCTCCATGTGGAAAATGAAATGTGTGTGTCTCGGTTCTCCAACGTTCAACCAACGCACTAACCAAATGTTGGTTAATATCAACTTTTCTGACATTTATAACATGATCGAAACCAGCTAAAGTGATTAGATTTTTGACCCGATTATCTATCCGATCCAAGTTGGTAAAAGCCCAAATAGAATTATACCTCGGACGAATCATTCTCTCTTGGTCTTCCCACACTTGATTAGAAACATGGTTGTCTTGTAAGCGCAACAATGAGCCATCAATTGGTCCGGGTTGTGCATATGTCATTGGTTGACAATGAAGAACAAAACAAATGGatagaaagatgaaaataagaatGGAGAAGAATGAAAGTTGGGTGGTGTAAGGTAATGGTTGACACAAGTATTGGTTTTTTTCCAAAGTATTACCTTTTGATATCTTAACTTGTATAATATTGATGCATCAGCTGGAGTCCAATATACACAACTTATATTTGTTTTAGTGGTTTGTGATACAAGTTATTATTGAATAGCTTTATTTCTGGCAACATAAGTGATTATTGACTAGCTTTATTTCTGGCAAGATTCCATGGTATCATACATCTTTTCATGTAAAAGACCCTATAAGTATGTTTCACGAGATAGGAATTGTGAGTGGCAAGATTCCACGGTATCATACATCATTTCATGTACCCTATAAGTATGCTTGACGATATACGAACTGTGAGTAGCATGTGCATGTTTCTTACAAAACTTTGCTTTATACTATTCATGCATGTGCAAGCTTCACGGGTACAATTTATTGAAGCGTACAAAGCTTTAATATTAGTGTTTTTAGCATCCTCTTCTGAAGCTACCATGTGCAAACATTAAAACACTGCAGTTTTCAACTTTTTCATTGCTAGCTTCACGAGAATCATAAATGGAAGCCATGTGCTAGCTTCATGAGTGCTAAACACTGTTGTTTTCAACTTTTTCATTGATACACATTGGTTGAACAACGCACTACATTAAACAAGCTTCATGTAAAATCAAAATGGTGCAGTTTTATTCAGCATTTTGCAGCACTTTAGCTGCATTCTCTGCAACTAATGTTGCTGCATTAAACAACATTTCTGCATTCTTCAATCAAAACGTGCGAAATGGTAAGGAATGTAGCTGGAGGTGTAATAAAAACATGCATGTTGAAATCGAGAATAATCAAACAACTTCAAAGTCATTGAACTTCCTAAGACTCACTATTCAGATGAATGGTGAAGAttgaagcaagaacgaaatggAGGGCACATGTGCAATTGAGGAAGTCGTTGAAGATCACATGACTTCACTATtcatgttaaattattttatataaattaatatattttacgtTGATTGCACGGTTAGTTTAGTTTATACGTgttgaattaattttgttttagtatattaatatttagttattattaatttagggtttagttagataaattattatacatgttaaattaattttgtttagttactattttatgttttagtatactagtgtttagttattattaatttaggatttacttagataaattattatacatgttaaattaattttgtttacttactattttatgttttagtatactagtgtttagttattattaatttaggatttagttgataaattattatacatgttaaattaattttgtttagtaactattttatgttttagtataTTAGTGTTTCGTTATTATTAATTTGGGGTttagttagataaattattatacatgtttaattaattttgtttagctactattttatgttttagtatattagtgtttagttattattaatttaggatttggttagataaattattttttagaatattaaattagttaaagaattcattattttatggtattattatttttattgatggtgGATGCAGTAGTTAGTATTCACTATTTAAAACATTGTTCAATTTGGTGTAATTTATAAAAGGACGTGTCGTTTCATACTTATAATTCACATTTACACAATCTTACATCTATTGCATCTAAACAACTAGTTGGTTCTCTCATTTTGACATGTTACTTAGAGTGTTACtggtatattttttgttagcGTTACATACACAAATTTAGGAATTTTTCTgcacttttgtattttttttaatagtttttaaaaatatattttttacgatAGATACACAAAACTGATGTCATTTCACTAataaattgctttttttttttatagatgacTAGCGAAGAACTCATAATAAGAGATAATGTTAGCGACTTCAGTGATGACGAGAACAATGCAATTTTCATGAACATGGTGAACCAAGCAATCAAAGTGAgacattttcatattttgaaacTATTAGTAGCCAACTTTAAGAAAATCAAGAGTACTCAAATCCTTATCAAATGAGAGGGAGTGCTAGTACAAATGACCTTTATGAAGGGTTAACATTTGAATCAAAATAGGCAGTTTGTGAATGGCATtaaacaatttcattttatgcattcatttaattttgatgtggTCGAGAACGAGAGTGACAAGTACGTTGTCTTGTGTAGTCAATATGGTAATGGATGTTATTGGAGGGCGAGAGTATCGTTCAGCAAAATACGCAAGAGGTGGGAGTTGAAGAATTAAATGGTATTCACACTTGCACAAATTCTCTCATATCACAAGATCATGTTAGGTTAGACTCTTCTATAATTGCTCATAATATTGTTCATTTAGTGAAAACAAATCCTAATATCGAAATCAAAACCTTGATTGCAGACATGCATCAACTGTTTGGTTACACTATTTCATACAAAAAAGCATGGACAACTAAACCAAAAGCCCTTGAAATGACATTTGGAAGTTGGGAACAATCATACAATTACCTGCCTGTATGGTTGACAACTGCTCTACATTTTGTACTAGGTACCATAGTAAAATACAAAACTTCATCTTCAATGGAGGAAGGTGATAATGACTCTCCTAGGGTGATTCTTAATTGTGTATTTTAGGCATTTAACCCATGCATTGAAGGCTTGAAATATTGCAAGCCACTTCCGCAAGTAGATGAGACATTTTTAACCGACAAATATCGTGGTACTTTGTTGACTGCCATCGGACAAGATGGTAGTAGGAACAATTTTCTACTTGCTTTTACAATTGTTGAGAGCGAGACTAAAGAACCTTGAATGTGATTTTAGCATTATTTGCGGAGATATGTGACACTGCAACCAAATTTGTGTATTATATTAGACAGGAGAACCAGTTTGCTAGTAGCTTTACAATCGGAATGCGTTGGGTGGAATGGACCGAATGTTTCGTCTGTGTATTGCATTCGCCACATTGCAtcaaatttcaacaaaaaatttaaaaatgttgacTTAAAAAAAGAAGTCATCAATATGGGTATGCTTCTTCCTATTTCATGCATCATATTCTTCCTTTATTACATCTTCACTATATTTATTACTCATTGTTTTATCTTTTGGCATAGAATATGAGATGAGGAAACCACGATTTGAGGCAAAGTTTCTCGCAATGTGAGTAGAGTTTCCACAAGCAGCAAATTGGTTGGATCAAATTCCTAAAAGTAAATGGACTCAAGCCTACGATGAAGGAAAACGGTATGGTCATATGACTACCAACCTTGCCGAATGTATTAATTCTGTTTTGAAAGGAGCTCAAGCATTACCTATTACTATCTTACTCaatgaaacatttaataaaataaatgattcatTTGTTACTAATGacatcaaaatcatgaatatgataaaggcATGACATAGGTACTCTAAAGACGTATATGTCATGATGCAAGAAAATCAACACATTGCTACCTCGCATGTATGTTTGAGAAATAGGGGAGTTTGAGATTTAAGAAATTGCAAATGCGCGACTTGATCGATGAGCAATGGCATGCACTATCAAATTGAATGAATGGTCGTGTGATTGTAGATAATTTCAAGCACACTTCGACTATCTTGCTCGCATGCAATTGCAGCGTGTGctttttacaatttaaattatgatgactTTGTTGACCTTGTATACaagttggaaaatattttcaaagtttaCTAGCATCATTTTCATTCCCTTGGAAGTGAAGACACGTGTCCTCAGTATTTAGGTCCACATTTTAGGCATGATCATTCGAAACGACAACAGACATCAAACAGGTCGATCATTACTCGAATACATAATGAGATGGACAAACCAATTCCAAATAGGCCTAAGAAATGTTCATTATGTAGAAGTGAAGGATATAATCGTACTAATTGTTCATACAAACAAATACATGACTAATATAGCTTGTacatttatgtttttctttcatttcatttgtattgtacattttatattaatgtattaattgtgttatttttaatttaattatgtatttttattaatagattatctaaattttaaataaacaaaaaacttaaataaaacaatattgaaaatatataacatattttaaataataaaacattaaaataaattaataacatataaaataaaaccataaaaatatactattaataagtaaaataaatattatttattatacatttaaataattttttaactttttttttaaaaaataggaaaaagttaaaccgtaaaaaattataactttgaaaaaaaaaaacttaaacattaaaaaaaaagtgatttaggacttcaaagtcgtaaatccaaaaaaaatttacgactttaaagatgtaaaataaaaaaaattactttcaaaatcgtaaaaaaaattaactgaaattataaataattgtatgatttcagttaaaaaaataacaaaaaaaatcataataagagTTACAATGTCTAACTCAGCCTATTACCACTTATCCCTTCtaggtaattttttaaaattcactcccaattgaaaaataacacttaaaaatatttcttttagtaaaaaatccaagattatatataagtaattcCCTTAATTTGTATCTGACACTTATTCTTTTTGCTGACTCAGAAAAAAATGATGCTAAAAGTATTAATAGACTTTATGAAGGAAGTACGGgagtaattttaattcaatttgaatgaaaatgagaatggaaaatgttaattatacaattatgaatttattaattttaacggTATCATATATGAATAGAATTATCTAAATAAATGTTAATCTTTCTTATAAGATTAAATGGTTACTATTAACTACTATATTATGATGTGGTACGTATAATCGGATATTTTGTGTCTTGAAAAATGAGTTCTTAAGTTCTGCCTCTAGAATACCCAAGGTTCACCCAAAAACTAGTTAATATCGActttatattttacaatttcTGTAATATCTCCAACGAGTTATATTGAGATAAGATGAATCTAAAAATTATACatcaaaataacttaaataaattaattgatataatttattaaataaattaattgatattatttatattaataagatacattcatttttttttaacttacgaAAAGTttagatcaataaaaaattcttacTAACAATAATATTGACTAAAATATTATGATATGAAGTGTCGAAGTGTAAAAATTACCAAAAAGTTGACCATCATAAACTTTACACTTTCACtcaataatataatatccaTATacgtgtatatataattttaaaattaattaatttataaatgtgagttttaattagtttaaatttatgaaaatattacaGTATATTTGTAGTTTTAGTCAttgtaaaaagaatatttattcgCTTAATTTATACACAAGCCACTAttccaaattaaattattgatttaaatAATCCGTTTAAAGCTAattctaccataaaaaaaaaaaaactagattttTCAATAG contains the following coding sequences:
- the LOC114386091 gene encoding protein MAIN-LIKE 1-like, giving the protein MTYAQPGPIDGSLLRLQDNHVSNQVWEDQERMIRPRYNSIWAFTNLDRIDNRVKNLITLAGFDHVINVRKVDINQHLVSALVERWRTETHTFHFPHGEATITLQDVALQLDLKIDGLPVTGIITGNVRVACQTLLGENDLSKLAATKFSATSR